The following coding sequences lie in one Saccopteryx bilineata isolate mSacBil1 chromosome 5, mSacBil1_pri_phased_curated, whole genome shotgun sequence genomic window:
- the BOD1L1 gene encoding biorientation of chromosomes in cell division protein 1-like 1 isoform X1, whose protein sequence is MATNPQPQPPPPAPPPPPPQPQPQPPPPPPGPGAGSGAGGAGGAGAGAGDPQLVAMIVNHLKSQGLFDQFRRDCLADVDTKPAYQNLRQRVDNFVANHLATHTWSPHLNKNQLRNSIRQQVLKSGMLESGIDRIISQVVDPKINHTFRPQVEKAVHEFLATLNHREEACGSAAPDEEKPDPSVVTQGVPTPGPSANVANDAMLILETITSLNQEATAARASTEASSAKAGERVSRRLPSQPSADAGAEKERAPEDMAERDRAAPDSTGEAQETGPKADEPSDASCPVEDIKNHTKESNSSVLLNKDVQQESSDQKTKPTDKGEKKTDSNEKGERKKEKKEKTEKKFDHSKRGEDTQKAKEEKQAKDKESEGTRVPSEKSSNRAKATDGTKEDGSVMDSDVDGLTDITVSSVHTSDLSSFEEDTEEEVVTSDSMEEGEITSDDEEKNKQSKTKAQTCDPGEGKAKGGRHAYVHKPYLYSKYYSDSDDELTVEQRRQSIAKEKEERLIRRQINREKLEEKRKEKAEKTKSSKAKTQGKNSVDPEESSTKSLEPKAPRIKEVLKERKVLEKKVALSKRRKKDSRNVEENSKKKQQAEEDSKETLRINEHCEKEKVSSSKDLKHVHTKSEASKPARRLSECLHPADENKAEPKAEREHRRRISTPVVGEGAQEEADAREGKRPAERADMAAEEPPRQKSTLRSEKHLKKEDSETPHPKTLPKKEPKSSKEKPEKEKALSEDKLPAKHRHRGDSVHKAGDEAEPHAAEKGAKADDSAQKQSQHARLPGDERADRRSKHRNERKLSVLGKDGKPVSEYIIKTDENVRKENNKKERHLSTEKTKAEHKSRRSSDSRIQKDALSSKQHGATAHRRSESCSEEKCETDPMGLDSNAKPEEGVHREKRRTKSLLEEKCEADPMSLDSNAKSEEGVHREKRRTKSLLEEKCEADPMSLDSNAKPEEGVHREKRRTKSLLEEKCEADPMSLDSNGKPEEGVHREKRRTKSLLEEKLVFKSKSKGQGKQTKATETELQEGVTKPTSTSKPEKEKSTEENDPDRQRKAKAEDKSSEEAGSEPVVESAGPSAHSTQKDSSHRARLLPAKDRHKGERDSGSSRLKRKLSDAHRSRSLRHSSKDVRKKEENRADDKEGKEVDSSHEKARGGSERKASRRLCESRRGSSSQEVTRGEEKLTAHAPGTPSTSSSLQRPKRGGDATSWVPEQEPMETDSEPAGEIVLEGSKTQESSRNSSQQDTDPENVTKPRTTAMVLRDESRASTVDAKPAAPACKSARGTGAAADTDKHADHKSTLTKKVHAQSAASKPSPPEKEPTQHGAHETAADSEATHRTLPRASAENDRAQKNLKHTRPAEEGVAQGDAVLEHSRNLDLPPSLSSVTAVPQKQPPDAGVVPIAGRPALEGGAGSQHSDPPKSGLTARESEVLRTSHSKEGGAVSTADTPAKASLESKRHIPEGSLAATLHSKQGKLNPPLGNKLTDTRLENEDVLKEGGLVDAAGKDGDRRAEPVSTQTVRTAVENGRRDGPAVDRAMSVSSEKEAEAGERHCRGPGEGEPAPSRVGRGKESSEVGTSAGGPTAPSAPHPRSRTESVPAGAGRAEKMSLATSSAGSGNGVPLNPVKAGDATTTSAETGEGQGAVPCTSIEADEGLTGGSRGRAPHVGAGAGASGRTVLAAAEEGGGVVTEGCAERETFLTSTKAGESGECATAGSAGRAADPVTPQGATVGDGINSAATEEKDDAVTSAGSEGKCDGSSSGDSERVAGAVPFTGDGESDGAVTSAGTELREGSSSSGEVDRFQGTRMRVGPKKETDGTVTCTGTGRGGKSLVLCPVTGAGPQEERLFSGATAVLGDSDAPPGASAALEGAGAANDSAEGESAVTSTGITEEDAEGPASCTGSEESAEGFAISSESGESGQRATDSTVAKEASNAPLVAASLCDDEGVVTSTGAKEEDEEGEGVVTSTGRGNDVGQAFAGTGAAEESEEVPICGSAEEGDGLIGTAAGRVVAEAGAAPGNALENSVDSVSGAEKDRKDADTCSSAKGVVESSVTSAALGTDGAALVPAECQDPMTSAASGQSDSQLSGEDRVEDAAISTGLVGDSHEGLVSGAVPEPTVRHTAPGEKEDEGAITSAENAGCDGLPAATASDRVTPQTRSDGGQSQGAGLVISTSTPHDGTSQGRAVADAEGHRSAARAGDGVGGARGGPEGFEAPMPSAAAGDGSQPLAARGDEKDECAMISTSLGEECEVPVSSASTVLSAAGQQPVVVGEGGAKGPVSVGVDEFEVPMPSAPTEARSPLGTTSKEEKDECALISTSIAEGCEASVARAAAESGREPSVTVGEEKDGSAVISTSSVEDCEGPVSSAVPREDVHRSATSVEEISDAAVISTSISEGREAAMRGATPQDEDRPSVARAEDPSDAAVISTSTSEYVLAAPGLDSDPAGRQDLSAAKQSKAEVPMPSLIAEKCLCPGPLPGGAVSTGEGRPRASVSVLCAEGGQPEQRSVSLCSVQRRDESPEPGTAGDSTPASGSAGRDLGRSVASPVDLGGPEPMSGPAAEDCSASARSVTAVSAGAGTAAVPHGRDTAAGQPALPPAPPEPGLSLKAATTQCAPGREPEPAPSRPPLPTACPGARPAATGQPDLTTESERCGQQSVPVSAEKTREGLVKSAQKEGDVSVAVSSEENLGDTGKEESPASLSGGLDLEASLTTETFVPAEEESDHGSPASSESPRGRKPPGTAELHREPWLGNESLQVKTSGSRTDEGIHSKSNQEEMPGGREDDTDAVGGHSDEADPREVEKDRHAPRRKRKKHYPSSEDELDDSSDTLDPVIAAAPGQSTDCGPRDAKEENSGDLEESFNGSPHASSAALRAMEDRDDYSSSEATGERTEHNDDDSVKSQEGDQPVVIKRKRGRPRKYPVETALKTKEDCKTDTGIVTAEQSPPGSKPKVTQTDESNREAGALQERSVSHEDGEEKAASGGRRRGRKPKRSLTSSDDAESSEPERKRQKSVSEATEDKKEQESEEEEEEEDDDEPPGATTRSVTRAEAQRSKAQLSPSSKRKREGSPPGARTRGQQRVEEAPAKKAKR, encoded by the exons ccTGCTTATCAGAATCTGAGGCAGCGCGTTGACAACTTTGTTGCGAACCACTTGGCAACTCATACATGGAGCCCCCACCTCAACAAGAACCAGCTGAGAAACAGTATCCGACAGCAAGTCCTCAA ATCAGGAATGTTGGAGTCTGGGATTGACCGCATCATCTCTCAGGTTGTGGACCCAAAGATCAACCACACATTCCGGCCACAGGTGGAGAAGGCTGTGCACGAGTTTCTGGCCACGCTGAATCACAGGGAGGAGGCGTGCGGCAGCGCGGCCCCCGACGAGGAGAAGCCGGACCCCTCCGTCGTGACGCAAG GTGTGCCCACTCCTGGGCCCAGTGCTAATGTTGCCAATGATGCCATGTTGATCTTGGAAACCATAACTTCTCTCAACCAAGAAGCCACCGCCGCCAGGGCTTCGACGGAAGCGTCCAGCGCCAAGGCCGGTGAGCGGGTGTCCAGGAGACTCCCGTCGCAGCCGAGCGCAGACGCGGGCGCCGAGAAAGAGAGAGCTCCCGAGGACATGGCTGAGAGGGACAGGGCGGCCCCCGACTCCACGGGGGAGGCGCAGGAGACGGGCCCCAAGGCGGACGAGCCCAGTGACGCTTCCTGTCCAGTGGAAGACATTAAAAACCACACAAAGGAGAGCAATAGTTCAGTTCTGCTAAATAAAGATGTTCAACAGGAAAGCAGTGACCAAAAAACTAAACCAACAGACAAAggtgaaaagaaaacagacagcaacgaaaaaggagaaagaaagaaagaaaagaaggaaaagactgAAAAGAAATTTGATCACTCAAAAAGGGGTGAAGATACACAAAAGGCCAAAGAGGAAAAGCAAGCGAAGGATAAAGAGTCGGAGGGCACGAGAGTTCCTTCGGAAAAGAGCAGTAATAGAGCTAAAGCCACGGACGGGACGAAAGAAG ATGGCTCGGTGATGGATTCCGATGTGGACGGACTTACAGACATTACCGTGAGCTCTGTCCACACCAGTGACCTCTCGTCTTTTGAAGAAGACActgaggaggaggtggtgacgtCTGACAGCATGGAAGAAGGCGAGATCACGTCAGATG ATGAAGAGAAGAACAAACAGAGTAAAACAAAAGCTCAAACCTGCGATCCCGGTGAAGGAAAAGCAAAAGGCGGGCGGCACGCATACGTCCACAAGCCGTACCTGTACTCCAAGTACTACAGCGACTCGGACGACGAGCTCACGGTGGAGCAGCGGCGGCAGTCCATC gctaaagaaaaagaagagaggcttATAAGAAGGCAAATTAATAGAGAAAAACTTGAAGAAAAAcgaaaagagaaagcagaaaagacAAAGTCTTCGAAAGCTAAGACTCAAG gCAAAAATAGTGTTGACCCAGAAGAATCATCAACAAAGAGCTTGGAACCTAAAGCCCCCAGAATTAAAGAAGTCcttaaagaaaggaaagttttagagaaaaaggtagccttaagcaaaagaagaaaaaaagattcaag AAACGTTGAAGAGAATTCTAAAAAGAAGCAGCAAGCTGAAGAAGATTCCAAAGAAACCCTCCGAATAAATGAG CATTGTGAAAAGGAGAAGGTGTCTTCTTCCAAGGATCTGAAACACGTTCACACAAAAAGTGAAGCAAGTAAACCAGCCCGGAGACTCTCGGAGTGTTTACATCCGGCCGATGAGAACAAAGCCGAACCCAAAGCGGAGCGAGAACACAGAAGGCGGATCTCGACCccggtggtgggggagggggcccaGGAGGAGGCGGAcgcgcgggaggggaagaggccgGCGGAGCGCGCCGACATGGCCGCAGAGGAGCCCCCGAGACAGAAGAGCACGCTTAGGAGTGAGAAGCACCTGAAGAAGGAGGATTCCGAAACGCCGCACCCGAAAACCCTCCCTAAGAAAGAGCCGAAGTCCTCCAAGGAGAAGCCCGAGAAAGAGAAAGCCCTGTCGGAGGACAAGCTGCCTGCGAAGCACAGGCACAGAGGGGACAGTGTGCACAAGGCCGGCGACGAGGCCGAGCCCCACGCGGCCGAGAAGGGCGCGAAGGCGGACGACAGCGCCCAGAAGCAGAGCCAGCACGCCCGGCTTCCCGGGGACGAGAGGGCCGACCGGAGGAGTAAGCACAGGAACGAACGGAAGTTGTCTGTTCTCGGCAAAGATGGAAAGCCCGTTTCCGAGTATATCATAAAGACAGATGAGAATGTGCGTAAGGAAAACAACAAGAAGGAGAGACACCTGTCGACTGAAAAGACGAAGGCGGAGCACAAATCCAGAAGATCGAGCGATTCTCGAATTCAGAAAGATGCTCTTAGCTCCAAGCAGCATGGAGCCACGGCGCACAGAAGGAGTGAGAGTTGTTCAGAGGAGAAGTGTGAGACGGACCCGATGGGTTTAGACAGTAATGCGAAACCAGAAGAGGGGGTGCACAGGGAGAAGCGACGGACCAAGAGCCTGTTGGAGGAGAAGTGTGAGGCTGACCCGATGAGTTTAGACAGTAATGCGAAGTCGGAAGAGGGGGTGCACAGGGAGAAGCGACGGACCAAGAGCCTGTTGGAGGAGAAGTGTGAGGCTGACCCGATGAGTTTAGACAGTAATGCGAAGCCGGAAGAGGGGGTGCACAGGGAGAAGCGACGAACCAAGAGCCTGTTGGAGGAGAAGTGTGAGGCTGACCCGATGAGTTTAGACAGTAATGGGAAGCCGGAAGAGGGGGTGCACAGGGAGAAGCGACGGACCAAGAGCCTGTTGGAGGAGAAGCTTGTGTTCAAGTCTAAATCGAAAGGTCAAGGCAAGCAGACAAAAGCTACTGAAACAGAATTGCAAGAAGGTGTCACAAAACCGACAAGCACTTCAAAACCAGAGAAGGAGAagagcacagaagaaaatgaCCCAGATAGACAACGGAAGGCTAAAGCTGAGGACAAGTCTTCCGAGGAAGCTGGTTCTGAACCCGTAGTCGAGAGTGCAGGTCCTTCAGCCCACAGTACGCAGAAGGACAGCAGTCACAGGGCTAGGCTACTGCCAGCAAAGGACAGACATAAGGGCGAGAGAGATTCCGGCTCCTCCCGGCTCAAGAGGAAGCTGTCCGATGCACACAGGAGCCGAAGCTTAAGGCACAGCAGTAAGGacgtgagaaagaaggaagagaacagAGCAGACGACAAGGAGGGCAAAGAAGTGGACAGCAGCCACGAAAAGGCCCGAGGGGGCAGTGAGAGGAAAGCCAGCAGGAGGCTGTGTGAAAGTCGGAGAGGAAGCTCCTCCCAGGAAGTGaccagaggggaggagaaactCACAGCCCATGCTCCGGGCACCCCCagcacctcctcctcccttcagAGACCAAAGCGAGGGGGTGATGCCACATCATGGGTCCCCGAACAAGAGCCGATGGAAACCGATTCTGAGCCTGCTGGCGAAATTGTGCTCGAAGGCTCAAAAACTCAGGAGAGTAGCAGGAATAGTTCTCAGCAAGACACGGACCCTGAAAATGTGACAAAACCAAGAACAACAGCCATGGTTCTGAGGGACGAATCGAGAGCTTCCACGGTAGACGCGAAACCGGCCGCGCCCGCCTGTAAGTCGGCGCGTGGGACAGGGGCTGCTGCTGACACTGACAAGCACGCCGACCATAAAAGCACCCTGACCAAGAAAGTGCACGCCCAGAGTGCTGCTTCCAAACCGAGTCCCCCGGAGAAAGAGCCCACCCAGCACGGAGCCCACGAAACGGCTGCGGACTCGGAAGCTACTCACAGGACGTTACCTCGTGCCTCGGCAGAAAATGACAGGGCACAAAAGAATCTGAAACACACAAGACCTGCCGAAGAGGGCGTTGCCCAAGGAGATGCTGTTCTCGAACATTCCAGGAATTTAGACCTTCCTCCGTCCCTAAGTTCAGTGACTGCTGTGCCTCAGAAGCAACCTCCTGATGCAGGTGTGGTGCCCATAGCCGGCAGACCTGCTCTGGAGGGCGGCGCGGGCAGCCAGCATTCTGACCCCCCTAAATCAGGTCTGACTGCTAGGGAATCAGAGGTCCTGAGGACAAGTCACAGCAAGGAAGGGGGTGCAGTGTCCACAGCAGACACGCCGGCGAAAGCCAGCCTAGAGAGCAAAAGACACATTCCAGAAGGTTCCCTGGCCGCCACACTGCACAGTAAACAGGGAAAACTAAACCCGCCTCTTGGTAACAAGTTGACAGACACGAGACTGGAAAATGAGGACGTTCTCAAAGAAGGTGGCTTGGTGGACGCGGCCGGGAAGGATGGTGACCGCCGTGCAGAGCCCGTTTCCACGCAGACGGTGAGAACCGCTGTGGAAAACGGCAGGAGAGATGGCCCTGCTGTGGACCGTGCCATGAGCGTGAGCTCCGAGaaggaggctgaggctggggaGAGGCACTGCCGAGGCCCTGGTGAAGGAGAGCCTGCGCCAAGCCGTGTTGGCAGGGGGAAGGAAAGCAGTGAGGTGGGCACCAGTGCGGGAGGTCCCACGGCCCCCTCTGCGCCGCACCCAAGGAGCAGAACGGAGAGCGTGCCCGCGGGGGCCGGCAGAGCGGAGAAGATGTCTCTTGCCACTAGTTCTGCCGGGAGCGGCAATGGCGTCCCCCTGAACCCAGTCAAAGCTGGGGACGCCACCACCACCTCAGCAGAGacgggagaggggcagggggccGTTCCTTGCACGAGCATTGAGGCGGACGAAGGCCTGACCGGGGGCTCCAGAGGCCGTGCTCCCCATGTCGGGGCCGGGGCGGGCGCCAGCGGGCGCACAGTCCTGGCCGCAGCCGAAGAAGGCGGGGGAGTGGTCACGGAGGGCTGCGCGGAGAGGGAAACCTTCCTCACGAGCACCAAGGCGGGGGAGAGTGGGGAGTGTGCCACGGCCGGGTCCGCGGGGCGAGCGGCGGACCCCGTTAcccctcagggggccacagtcgGTGACGGCATCAACAGCGCTGCGACAGAGGAGAAGGACGATGCTGTGACCAGCGCTGGCTCGGAAGGAAAGTGTGACGGTTCTTCCAGTGGAGACTCGGAGCGTGTCGCGGGGGCTGTCCCTTTCACTGGTGACGGCGAGAGCGACGGGGCCGTGACCAGCGCCGGGACAGAACTGCGAGAGGGCTCGTCAAGCAGTGGAGAGGTAGACCGGTTCCAGGGAACGAGGATGAGAGTGGGCCCCAAAAAAGAAACCGACGGGACTGTGACATGTACAGGAACGGGAAGGGGGGGCAAGAGTTTAGTGCTGTGCCCAGTGACCGGGGCAGGGCCGCAGGAGGAGCGCCTGTTCTCGGGCGCCACCGCGGTCCTGGGGGACAGTGACGCGCCCCCAGGGGCCAGCGCCGCTCTGGAAGGGGCCGGAGCTGCGAACGACAGCGCGGAGGGGGAGAGTGCCGTGACCAGCACGGGGATAACGGAGGAGGACGCGGAGGGGCCCGCCAGCTGCACCGGCTCGGAAGAGAGCGCCGAGGGCTTCGCCATCAGCTCGGAGTCGGGAGAAAGCGGGCAGAGAGCGACGGATAGCACGGTCGCCAAAGAGGCCAGTAACGCGCCACTGGTCGCTGCCAGCCTCTGCGATGACGAAGGCGTTGTCACCAGCACGGGCGCCAAAGAGGAGGACGAGGAAGGCGAGGGCGTTGTAACCAGCACGGGGAGAGGCAACGACGTCGGGCAGGCCTTCGCCGGCACGGGGGCAGCAGAGGAGAGCGAGGAGGTGCCCATCTGCGGGAGCGCAGAGGAAGGGGACGGTCTGATTGGGACCGCGGCAGGGCGCGTGGTGGCCGAGGCTGGAGCCGCCCCAGGAAATGCCCTGGAGAACAGCGTGGACAGCGTAAGCGGGGCCGAGAAGGACAGGAAAGACGCAGACACCTGCTCCAGTGCGAAGGGCGTCGTGGAGAGCAGCGTGACCAGCGCAGCTTTGGGAACGGATGGGGCAGCCCTCGTGCCCGCAGAATGCCAGGACCCCATGACCAGTGCAGCTTCAGGGCAAAGCGACAGTCAGCTCAGCGGAGAAGACAGAGTTGAGGACGCTGCTATCTCCACCGGGCTGGTGGGGGACAGCCACGAGGGACTGGTTTCTGGTGCAGTCCCAGAGCCTACAGTGCGTCACACAGCCCCCGGGGAGAAGGAAGATGAGGGCGCCATCACCTCTGCGGAAAACGCGGGGTGCGATGGCCTCCCGGCTGCCACAGCCAGCGACCGTGTTACTCCCCAGACCCGTTCCGACGGGGGCCAGAGCCAGGGCGCGGGCCTGGTGATCTCCACCAGCACACCGCACGACGGCACCTCGCAGGGACGTGCCGTGGCAGACGCGGAGGGTCACAGGAGTGCTGCGAGAGCCGGCGATGGTGTGGGCGGCGCCAGAGGAGGCCCGGAAGGATTCGAGGCCCCCATGCCCAGTGCGGCCGCCGGAGACGGGAGCCAGCCCTTGGCTGCGAGAGGCGATGAGAAGGACGAGTGCGCCATGATCTCCACCAGCCTCGGGGAGGAGTGTGAAGTGCCCGTGTCCAGTGCCTCCACCGTCCTCTCTGCTGCCGGCCAGCAGCCGGTGGTGGTAGGTGAAGGAGGAGCCAAAGGCCCCGTCTCAGTTGGCGTGGATGAGTTCGAGGTACCCATGCCCAGCGCGCCCACAGAAGCCAGGAGTCCCCTTGGCACGACCAGCAAGGAGGAGAAAGACGAGTGCGCGCTCATCTCCACCAGCATCGCCGAGGGCTGCGAGGCCTCTGTTGCCAGGGCCGCTGCGGAGAGCGGCAGGGAGCCGTCTGTCACTGTCGGGGAAGAAAAGGACGGGAGCGCCGTCATCTCCACGAGCTCAGTAGAGGACTGTGAAGGCCCAGTGTCCAGTGCCGTCCCTCGGGAGGACGTCCACCGCTCGGCCACATCCGTGGAAGAGATCAGCGACGCTGCGGTGATTTCCACAAGCATCTCTGAAGGACGGGAGGCGGCTATGCGGGGTGCCACCCCCCAGGACGAGGACCGACCCTCTGTGGCCAGAGCAGAGGACCCGAGTGACGCAGCCGTCATCTCCACCAGCACATCGGAGTATGTGCTGGCCGCCCCAGGCCTGGACAGCGATCCAGCCGGGCGGCAGGACCTGTCGGCTGCGAAGCAGAGCAAGGCTGAGGTCCCCATGCCCAGCCTCATCGCCGAGAAATGTCTGTGTCCGGGGCCACTCCCAGGAGGAGCAGTGAGCACCGGGGAAGGGCGCCCCAGGGCGTCGGTCAGCGTGCTCTGTGCAGAGGGTGGCCAGCCAGAACAGAGGAGTGTGTCCTTGTGCTCAGTGCAGAGACGGGACGAAAGCCCCGAGCCGGGGACTGCGGGGGACAGCACCCCAGCCAGCGGTTCAGCAGGGAGGGACTTGGGGAGGAGTGTGGCCTCACCTGTGGACCTGGGAGGACCGGAGCCCATGTCCGGGCCGGCAGCAGAGGACTGCTCTGCCAGTGCTCGCTCTGTGACAGCAGTGAGCGCAGGTGCTGGAACAGCTGCCGTGCCACATGGCAGAGACACCGCGGCAGGGCAGCCCGCTCTCCCGCCTGCCCCACCGGAGCCCGGGCTCAGCCTGAAAGCCGCCACCACCCAGTGTGCGCCCGGCCGGGAGCCAGAGCCTGCTCCGTCCCGCCCGCCCCTTCCCACGGCCTGCCCTGGGGCCCGGCCGGCAGCTACAGGCCAGCCAGACCTGACCACAGAGAGCGAGCGCTGTGGCCAACAGAGCGTCCCGGTGTCGGCTGAGAAAACCAGAGAGGGCCTGGTGAAATCAGCCCAGAAGGAAGGGGATGTCTCGGTCGCTGTTTCTTCTGAAGAAAATTTGGGTGACACAG GCAAGGAGGAGTCTCCGGCCAGCCTGTCGGGAGGACTGGACTTGGAAGCCAGCTTGACAACGGAG ACATTTGTGCCAGCAGAGGAAGAGAGTGATCATGGGAGCCCAGCCTCCTCAGAAAGTCCTCGTGGGAGAAAGCCGCCTGGAACAG CTGAACTACACAGGGAGCCGTGGCTGGGCAACGAGTCGCTGCAG GTCAAAACTTCAGGCTCCAGAACAGATGAAGGCATTCACAGCAAATCTAACCAAGAAG AGATGCCCGGCGGTAGAGAAGATGACACAGACGCCGTGGGAGGCCACAGCGATGAAGCGGACCCTAGAGAG GTGGAGAAGGACAGGCATGCGCCtcggaggaagaggaagaagcattACCCCTCTTCAGAAGACGAGCTGG ATGATAGTTCCGACACCCTGGATCCCGTAATAGCAGCGGCACCGGGGCAGAGCACTGACTGCGGGCCGCGGGACGCGAAG GAGGAGAACTCTGGCGACTTGGAGGAATCGTTTAACGGAAGTCCCCACGCCAGCAGCGCTGCGTTGCGGGCCATGGAAGACAGAG ATGACTACAGCAGCAGTGAAGCCACCGGCGAGAGGACAGAGCACAATGACGACGACAGCGTCAAGTCCCAGGAG GGAGATCAGCCAGTAGTTattaaaagaaagaggggaagaccTCGTAAATACCCTGTGGAAACAGCATTAAAAACAA AGGAAGACTGCAAAACAGATACGGGCATTGTCACT GCAGAACAGTCTCCGCCTGGCAGCAAGCCGAAGGTGACGCAGACAG